The region AGAGTGCCTTAAGTTTAAGAGGATATAGTTAGCGTTCTTTGTGGGGACACAAGGACTCTAAATTGCAGATGGGTATCTTGTTAACCCTGAAATAATCCTAACTTGCTCCTTTTAGATGGATAATCATTACATGGCTTTTGATCGTATGTTTTTGATGCCAGCCCAGTACTTAAGGCAGCatcaggaaatagttcatgttGACACCAAGTGTGGTGGGTGGGAGAGTTCCTTGCCTGAAGATGTAGGAAATCAGAGTTACGCTCTAGTTCCCAGGCCTGAGGAAAGGGAACGGAGGAATAAGGAGACGTACACGTACTGACATAGCTTGCATGTATGCATCATTTGATAGCCATCTTTCTAGCAACTTCAACAGGAAATCCTGTTTTCTTGATAAATTGTGTCATCGCTTTAAGTTTTCATGTATGTTTGAATGATTTATTAACTCTGAGTGAAAACAGGGCAAATAAAGTATGAAATAATTACCAACAGATGAAAGAACCGTGGAATAAAAAGTGAAACAGCATGATAAAACTGGTTTGTAATGTCAAGAAAACCTCCTTTTTGATCTAGTGGAActaatttaaactttttttccttttctttcaatttaaCTCCAGACTGATGATAAAGGTGTCTTTGCAACAGATCTGTCACAAGAATATGAGCTGGTTGCAAAAACATTTAATCTGACTCGATCACAGATGTGGGATCTTTCCAATGAATCAATCAACTATATCTTTGCTTCAAGTGTAGTGAAATCAAAGCTAAGGGAACAGTGGTGTAAGCTGAAGCCAACTCTGTTTGATTAACCAAACTGTTGTTCTCAACAGCCTGGCTGTGTTAGCTTAggtaaaaagcattttttactgAAGtccctggctttttttttcagacttcagGTTTATAAATCCAGCTTATTAACTGTGCCTGTGCAAAATGAAGACAGTGGGAATGCATTCTTTGTTAGTGGGGACAGAAGTTAATGTTCTTTCGTAGTTGGGAAGGGCTCTCAACCGGTGACTAAAATTCCAAATGTGTCCTCGCATCATTTCTCTCCAGCTGATACGCCATCATACTACAAACATGAGagtcagaataaaataaaggcaCTGCTGTTAGGGTTTAAAAGGCCTCGGCTGGCAACATTACACCAAGCAGTTTGTATGTGTCGTGTGcatatttggggtttttattgtttttaaacagaagttttgAGCAATTGATTGAATGTGAAGACAAACTTGAagagaatgaaatatttgtctCAGAGGAATTCTATATTGCATCCGTTTTTATTGGCGTACGTGTATGACTGAAGCCTGCTGTGGATTGTGTAGCACATGTGGTAGTGCCTGCTGATGTTCTTTCATTGTTTGATCAAGTTGCATTATCACTTGCTGTTTGATCAAGtttgtctgtattttctttctacaaaaTAATTACTACGGTACATGTGTTCTTCCTTTCTTATTGAAAAGCTCTCTAAAGTCACATTGAGCAGCTTTCTGGAATGTTATAGTTACATGTATCTCAGGATAAGTGGGCCTGTGCTCAAGAGAGATGGCATTCTCTTGTAAGTTTTATTAGAAGGCATAACCTATTATATTGTAACTCTTCAGTAACATAGTATTTGGTTTGTTAGGGAACTGTCAGCTTCCCACTTATTTACTAAGGGGTCATCCTCAGTGTTCATTTTGTCTGTCTAAAactttctaaagcaaaataagaCTCGTAATTAGTGTCTAACGAGATTTCTTTAGTTTGAAACTGTTAGAGCCATACAGGGgtaagtttggtttttttggattggtggtttttttggtttgttgttgtttggtgattttttttttttaaggtttacaTGTTGAATGTGACATGTAACTGTGTTCCTTCAGAGAGTGTAGCCCTGGTAAATGCTGCTATTTTcaacttccttttttccctgtgagcATACTGTGTCTTAAGAGATTTTTAACATTATGGCCTGTTACATACAGACTTCTGTGCGTCTTCAAAATAGTGCCTTGTATCAGCTGTAGTACTGCCCCCAAACAGTTTGGTACATAATGACCCATGGATGCTgcatagttttaaaattaaaaaaaaaaaccttccctgATTATTAACAAAACAAATGTTCCGGAAACAGTGAATGAGTGCTGGTGTTATACACCTAGAGCTAGAGACTCACTCCTCTGCAGGTGGTGTACTTACTCTGGCAGTTGGATCCTTGCAGATGTGCAgctgattggaaaaaaaaaaaacaacaacctaCCACTTCGCAGTTACGAGTATTTATAGCATCTTGGCTAGCAATGGAAGCCAGGAGGAACTTGGAGGATTCCATCTGTGGGAGGTAAAAGAACCAGGAATATAGCTGGGTGGCTAAAGAGTGATCCACAGAACTGGGGAATTGCTCTGTGTGTTACTGCAGTTATTTATGCTGCAGAAGTGTAAGCTTAGAGTGGAAATGAAAGTTGGAAAGGATGGGGAGATGTTTTGGGATGAAAAACCATCATCTGATTAGAACCTTGTCATGCACAGTTCCCAAGCTGTGCATTGGAAGCTGAAACCTTACCTCCTCACTATTGCTCGGCTCATTTTTAGGAGTGCAACTTAGAAGTAAAACTGCAGAGTTTCCTCCTTTGGCTTCAGGTAGGATTGTAGttaagtttttaattaaagcgCCTCTTGCTAGGCCTGCTTATAAATTCTGAGTTAACAGTGAGATAACCATTGTTTATAATATTGTATAAAAATGACTGTGACATACAGTTAGAGTGAAGCATCGCCATGGAAGTGAGCATCAGTAATGGGGCAGAGGACCACTCCCCTCCCCAAATGTAGCGGAAAGGCCGAGTAACTGTTTCTGGAATTTGATATGGTATAAGATAAGGCTTAAGTATCTCTTCAGGCACAGCTCAGcatatttttcaagtaaaacaTAATAGCTCTAGAATgagttaatatttttgtttatttccatCTGATTATGAGATAAGACTTACAGAACAATCTTCAATGCTCGGAGTCTTTATTCACCCCATGTGAAATACATACTTTGGTCCTACTAAACAGCATTGTCTTTAGAGGCATATGCAAGCAGAGAGCAACTGCTCACTGTAGCATGTTATTCAGAGTTCCTTCTGAGACAAACACTGACAGTCTTCAAAACCTCTACTCCTTAAGGTTAGTCTGGTAACATATCACAGCTTGTTCTAATACAACCACTAAGCTGTAAGTATTTACACACTGCTCTTCAGGAGCATAGCTTTGCAAACAATGTAGTTACATGAGTGATTTAAATGCCTGGTTCAAACTAATACACTAAAGTAGCAGCTAATGTAATGCCCTTATCGCATTATTAAGTGCATAACATGTCTGGGAGATGGGAACATCTCTCATGTGAGAGACCTGGAGCCCTGGGGCTGTTCAgactggggaagagaaggctcagggggcaGATCTTGTCAGTGTTCTTACATATCTGATGGGAAGGAGTAAATAAGGTGGTGCCAGGCTCTTAGTGATTCCCCATAACAGGGAAAGgggcacaaaccaaaacacaggaaattccacctgaacatatggaaacacttttttagTGTGTGGATGGTTGAACATGGGAGCACACTGCGCAGACAGGTGGGGAGTCTCTGCCCTTGCAGATACTCAAAACCCTAAGTGACCTGCTGTAGTGGACCCTGCATGAGCAAAGGAGGTAGACTGGGCAATCTCCAGAGatgccttccaacctcagcgATTCTGTGAAGTAAGTATACAAATGATAAAGTTTCCATatgaatacaaaatattttaaaattaaatactgacTTAACTCTGTCACTCCAGTGACAATTTTTCACCAGGCTTGAACAAAAGCAGTCGTCTGACCtgtgaaattgcttttaaagaaagatttattCATGCTTTGTAGCCTTCCCTCTTTCATCTTTATTGTGGAATCCTTTTGTGCCATCAGGACCTTTAGGCAACCGCAGCACCCCTACAGGCAGACCGTCCGCATTTTGTATTTTCCGAGCTAACATGGGGCTACTGATGAGACTCTTCTCCTGCATTACAGTTtgagcttttcttctctgtaccCAGGGGCTACCAGAAGGAGTGATACTGCTGTCCGAGGAATAATCTGTACATTTCCTTGGAATCTCAGGGCTAGTGCTTGGGTTAAGCTTGCTGTCTTCGGCCAGCGGAGACTTTCTGGTTACTTTTCTTAGGGAAGAGGGACTGTTCCAAGGACTTGATCGGGGTGACACATTAGGACTCAAATGGTTGTTGGGGTAAATGACAGGGCTCAAATTACTCCTAGTATTTGTTGCAGTACTTTTGCGTCCTGACAATGGTGATGTAGGATTACTCTCTGGGTCAGAAGAGCTATTTGCTGACGATTCATCACCGACAAACTGAAGTTCCTCAACTCTCTTATTAAGGGATCTAGCCTTCTTGAGGCTCTTACTGCTATCTTCATCACGGTTCTTGTCTTTGGGAACTTTTTTCTTGGGAAGCTTTATGCCTATTAGGACAACTTTCATGCTGgtctctttcttttcagtacACATGAAGTCATGAGCACGTACGGCAGCATCTACTTCCTCAAATTCTATAA is a window of Phalacrocorax aristotelis chromosome 7, bGulAri2.1, whole genome shotgun sequence DNA encoding:
- the LARP6 gene encoding la-related protein 6 isoform X2 gives rise to the protein MGFVNVKLLTSFKKVKHLTHDWRTTAYALKYSNTLELNDDNRKVRRNTPVPVFPSENLPSRMLLVYDIHMISELQALNEQQENGCVRERVMEHLLKAFVTFGVISSVCLLKPGRDLPPNIRRVSSRYPQLGSQECAIIEFEEVDAAVRAHDFMCTEKKETSMKVVLIGIKLPKKKVPKDKNRDEDSSKSLKKARSLNKRVEELQFVGDESSANSSSDPESNPTSPLSGRKSTATNTRSNLSPVIYPNNHLSPNVSPRSSPWNSPSSLRKVTRKSPLAEDSKLNPSTSPEIPRKCTDYSSDSSITPSGSPWVQRRKAQTVMQEKSLISSPMLARKIQNADGLPVGVLRLPKGPDGTKGFHNKDERGKATKHE